Genomic segment of Malus domestica chromosome 15, GDT2T_hap1:
TTCCGCCACGTCCCAGTTACAATCATAATCCCTATAACAAACCCATGGCTTCCATCCCAAGTAATGTATCGTATAAAGCTTCGGTGGGTCCGCCCCAAACAGCTCATCCTTAACCGTCCTCTCGCTTGTCGTGTTGGCCCAAAAATTCTTCAAAAAGTTCACCCTCCGCGGCAGCCGGTGCCACCACACGAAGACCTCGTTGAGGTAGCCTTGGTCGCCACCGTTGTACGATATGATGTCACTTCTGTGGTCCATCAAAAACTGGAACGTGCAGTTGGAGGGCTCGATGACCATGATGCCGGAGTTGAAGATGTACACGTCGTTGCCGGTGGCTGACATTTGCGGGAAGTGGAAGAGAAGGTCGAGGTTTCGAAGGACAATAATGTCGGCGTCGATGAAGATGATTTTGTCATATTCAGTGAGCTGCCATAGTCGGAACTTGCTGTAGTTGTACTCGTTGTAGGTACCATTTTCGGCTCTAGGGTTTCTGATTCGTTCGATGACGTGGAGCTTCCAGCCAGCGGCTGAGAGAGCGTCGCGCTTGAGGGTGGAGATGGAGTTGTCTATGAGGAGGACAAGGTCGCGTCTGGTGCCGGTTTGGAGTAGACTCCTGGCTAAGGTTATGGCGCCACAAACGTACATGTCGGAGGAGTGGAGGACTGTGGCGTAGGCTTCTCGTTTGGGTTTGTTTGTTGTTCTTCGAATTTTAGTCAGATCATACACTTGATCAATTCCTGTAACAATATTAAGTTCTCATCAATTACAGATTTTTCATCATCAATTATGTGATTTGGATCACATTTATTGTCACCATGTTGATCATATTTTTGTCATAAGTTTTTCGCTATATTTGTTCTTTTAATCAAGTTAACAAATTTGTGACTATATTTCAAAATCTCGTAACAGCTCTTTGTAACTTTGTACTAAATTGTTAGTGGTGTACAGTTATGTAGTTATCTCTCTAATCACGTATAAATTAtttaagaaaaaagagaaatagaTACATAATTATTTACAACCAATGATATATTTCAAAAACGATGTCAGAATTTGGAGGTGTACCTTGTTGTCCCCATAAAGGCAAAGCCAAATTGCAAGTACCAATAGGCAATGATACCTTTTGCCGCAACCTAGCCATATCTGGCTCAAACAACCACCAATCCCCTTCCTGTTTGACTAAATCATTGCACCTAAAGATCTCCAGCATTGGCCTACACTTGCTCCAAAACACCACTTTAGTTGTCTTCCTATTCCAATCCTTCCTTCCTTTCCTCGCAGCCAAATTAGCCGCTATAAGATGAACTTGGAGCCTAAACACCTCCCTCCTCCACCCTTCTTCCGGATACTTGCATGGCAACTTAGCAACCACCATGTCCATCTTCTCGTAAATTTGAAAATCTGGCATTGGTATCTCCGGGCATGTTGGGACgtcactctcttcctcttcgtCAATCCACTCGGGAAATAAATCGTCCCATTTGAAGTTATCCGAAACCCGATCAAAACGGATTGGAATTGCCTTTCCATGATTATCCCACTCACTCAAATCATTCTCATCCATATTTACCATGCCAATTTTCATCCCTTTTCCCATTGTTTCATTCAAAAAGCTTGGCACCTCTATCTTGCTCATATTGGCTTTAGGCCTTGATATGTTGTATTTGGTCTCCTCCAATACTGGCTTAACGATTTTCTCCATTGTCCACCTGCTTACACAAAAACGGACTTTAATATATAGAACTCCGTCTATATATACGTtatgagaaattaaatttgtttggCTGGAGAGTATGGTCGTAAGGCTGAAAACTTGACAGAATTGACGGAAGGGTACCGCACCTGGAGCATGCTGCTTAATAAGTAATTTGTTTAACCAAAATGAATGATTAATTAAAGAGAAATGACTCACCTTACCTTGTGATTGCACTCTCGCAATGAGCACCTAATAAGAGAAGCTGCATTCTCGTAGTAGACGGAGGAGGATGGCTGGAGAAGAAGGGCAGCATAGACAACGAAAAGCAAAGCAATTAAAACCAAGTTGATTTTGATCACCATAGCAGATTTCAAAGAAGTAGCCTTCATCATCTTTTGAAGACCAGCATGTCCTTCCATTATCTTTTGGGAACTCTCTGTATATcgatagacacacacacacacacacatatatatatatatatatatagactctctctctctctctctccgtctccGATTAGGAAATATATGTTTTGGGAGATGAATTTAGCTGCAGTGGTTAGAGAGCTAAAGACAGCGAAATTAGAGTAAAtctcaaaaaaaagaaaaccattTAAAAAGCTCCAGCGTCGTTGCCTTGTTTTGGACTTCCCCTCCCCTCGCAGACAAACAACAAAGGTCGGCGCATAGAAAGCTTCGCTTCTTCTGTATAGTTGTTCCATGATAGTAAATTAGTAATAGTACTTATGGTTAATAGTTGTTAATATtttccaaattccaaaattACTCTTGGTAGTCACCACTATCAATTTAATTGATTATGAATGAAATCACGTTCGAATGTAGGATTGTAACTTAAACTTTAACAATAATATAACAAGATAATATACGtattatttcaattcaatttgttAAAAGGGGTGCTAAAAAGAATTACCGTAActtggaaaacaaaactaacaaagttgaaaaacaaaaataacaatcATGTCATAAGCACTTGAAGTTATATATACTTAATAaccctttttgtttttaaaattttcttatcGTCCCGTTAAATAAAAGCAATAGATAGGAGGGCAGGGGTGACAACCGACAAATGGCAATATCggtactttaaagtaaatacAAAGGTATCCAATACAGGCCCCCAACTCTACAACAACTAAATGGTTGTCCTGTCATCTTCCTTCATGCAATGCAATGTCGCTTTTACCCCTTAAGAAATTGTGTGGTTGCACCTATATATCCACATTTTCTCATTATTTTCTCCTCCTCCATAAAATGCAATTGATTTATAACTTATAAATAGGCTTTAGGTTAGACATCAGCACATCATGGTTTTTGGATTAAATGTCAACATCTTGATTTGTGACCAACTGAAGATGGGGCCTTGAGTACACTTTATCAATGTCCTCTAGATCCAAGAGCGTGTTACATATGTCACACATTAGTCCATGAATTTAGTAATGTAATACTCGAGTTCGTTTGGTGTCTAGAATTTATCCCTAGGACTGTAGGTCCTAACACAAAGTTAGAATTCCAGTGCTTTCGAAGTGGTTTTTTTGCTGATGGCTCGAGCCCTACCAAAAAGGAATGAATGAGATTAGATAAATTTATGTAACTGAAGGCACGAAAGATAATAGAAGAGATGAATTTTCGTTTCAAGGAGTTCGGAAGGAAAAAGTTTCCTTCATCAGTATTATATTGTTTAACAATTGTGTAGATGGTGCATATatctaatagtattatattgTTTAACACACTTCATCATATGAATACTCAATTGAGAATAAAAGTACAGATTCATGATGATTTTTCACAAGAATTCAACAACCACAACCACCcatcaccaaatccacataCACAAACAAAACCCCAACACCAAATTCTCACATAAAATAAAACCGGCCTCCAAAATTTTCTTGCTGTGGAGTGTTTTTCATTAGCAGGTTAATCAAGCTTACATTAGTTGGTTTGGGGTTTGGGGGTTGACATTCTTTTCGGCAAACTATTTCTCAATGTGCATTATTACCCTTTTATCCTTAAAGTACCACCCGAAACAACGTCGTCTTACAAGATAATACACAACATAGCATTCCTGTCGTAGAACTTCCATGTAATATATACATTTAAGCCTTTCAACATGTGTTATACGGGGGTTTGAGAGCCACATGGTGGTTAAATAGTTGAATACTCTTAACCCGTCTACAATACCAGGAACATTGATACACTCTCTAGAGAACAATGACATCAAATTTACCGAATAATTTCCACTAGAGTCCACAGTTGGCAATTCACTGACCTTCAGCAAAGAAAAATTCGGGTTGTTCCATTCTGCCACGTTCTCTTCCAAGCTCTGCTTCCCCTTGCATATGATTGACCAGCTCCGAGGGAAAACAAAGAGTGAGCGAGCATGATGGCGGACCTGCCTTATTTATGAGAACCTTTTGAAACATGCAAGGGGCTCACTGCTAATTGAAATCCTCGTACGGTTAGTTGAAGATGGGCTCTGTACGTTTCAGGCTTTAACCACATCTTGAATGTGTTGGGAGTAGCTTTTTCCCGGTGGAATGAAAATCAGGTCTTCCCAGCCTGAATTCTTTTCGCTTGACTGCATTAACATTGAACTTCTTTCAACAAAAATACTAGAGAGTAGgagcaaaagaacaaaaaaaaatttgcagtAACCAGACCAAATACCTCCATTTTTctcaaaacgtcttccaaactGCCAACCTGTTAAAACATTTTATTGAAATGATGAGAATGCAATAAAGCAACGGGAAGCCTTATCAACAGATATGATGACACATTTTCTTCCTATTTTCTGACTGTAATGAATTCTTTTGCACATCAATTATCTAGAaatgttttttcattttaaagaGTAAAAAGCATTGACAACAGCTTATACAATACCATAATATGTTGAGAAACCCCTGGTCCTCTAGATGCTCTTGAGACCTTTGACAATTCTTTTTCTATATCTTCCTGCATCATGGAAACAAAATTTAATTACGTCTAAACCAATCTCATAAAAGCAAGTTACTTGACAAAACAATACATAAATACAAGCTCGAGGCTTCAATTCTAAGTACCTTGGTGAAATATATTGGGCAGTAacgcttgtttttcttcttcataatCAGAAGGTCCGACTGTAAACACAAATTTACTCTTAAGATAATCGCCATATTCATACAAGCAATTCCAGAAGGTCCGACCGTAAACAAAAATTTAATCGTAAGATAACCGCCATATTCACCCAAGCAATTCCACTGCCTAAGGATCACTCCCAGATAAGGCCCACCAATTCACTAGATCTGAGAACAGCAACATGACAACCCTACCGCCTGGGCACTTAAACGAGCCCATAAGGTCAGGCAATTCCCAAAAGATAAACTTGTTtttttcacctctcccagaccctgcgtaaagcgggagccttgtgcactgggtacgacctttttaataTACGATGAAAATGCACTACTCATGCGTGAATTACTACTGTCATCCATATAATGCACTACAGAGTTGGAGGTGTTCATCCCCTGGATCATCCTACCTAGCATGTTTCAAACACTCCTGCAATCTATTAATTACAATCAACAAGTAGACTAGCCTACCTGAAAAACAGGAACTCCATCAAATGCACTCCTGTCAGCGGACGTGAGCtacaaaacagaaaatgatTGTGAACCAATCTTAATTGTTTCAGAAAAGAAATTACAGATTCATGTAATGCATACCCAGTTTGAATTGCCTTAAAGGATACAGTCAATATGTAACGACAAGCAGTAGACTTTCTGTCCAAACACAGTTTAATGTGTTGCATCTAATATATCCATTTCATCGAAGCTCCTTGTTCTAACTATGTCTTAAAAATCGATATTCGAAAGTGTCGATATGGAGGCCCATATGACAGTCATTCCAAGAGTTTCTTCCAAGACAATTACAAATGAAGACAGAAGTCCAGTATAATGCATGTCATACAGGGTTCATTGGGTGAAGCAAGTGTCCAAGGGCCACTAGGGGCATAAGGAATGAAAGTGCATGTGGATTATGTATCAAAACATAGACATACCCTAGTGAAGCCTTaagaccataaaaaaaaaaaaaaaaaaaaaaaagaggaccaATTGTAACTGAAATATAAAGCAAATACATAATGAAAAACAGAAACCTCGAGTGCATTTCTTATTTGAACTGGGTCAGGCAGAAACCGGAATGCAATTCCTTCAACCTTCAGCATGTACACCTACAAGATACAGAGTAATGCTAAATCTTATGGATCTACCACTGTACATACTATCTAAGTTTAAGGCAACAAGCAATGTGGAAATTAAGTAGCATAACACTAACACTAGTTCTTGTTACACTTACCCCCATAACTTTGATAATCTGAGACCATATGCTGCCCACTAGATGGAACCTTTCCTCAAATTCTCGCCACTCACAGATATGTTTTATCCTTACTTGTTCAACTATTGAAATTACTTGACCAAATTAGGACACCAAATTCTAGCCTACAAATGATTAATTCGCAAGTTCACAGGCAATTTAATAATATGGAATTCTGGTTACTCTGTGCTAATTGCTTTTCATTTTATACCAAGTCACCTGGTCAAGAGTAATCGGGACAACTTTAGCCGCACTTCGTAATTCTCTCCTCGATCGAACCTGAATCACCCAAATTCAAAACCAGCTGAAAATCCAAGCAAAAAATAACATCCACATTTCAAATCACTTGACTTCTCAACAATCCCAATTTATCTAAATGCATCTTTTTCAGCCAAAAAATAAAGCAAGACATTAAATTTCCACTCAATGAAGCTAAATGCAACTAATTCCTCCATCCAATTAACCTTCCATCCAATTAACCTCTAAATGCAACTAATTACTCATCCTACTAATTTTTccctccaaaaaaaaattaaaaatactaACTTGAGCGAGGAATGCTTCGGCGTCTTCCTGCCGAAAGCAAAGCAATCCAATGGACTTGGCCTCATTGGGATCAGAGATGAGCACGAACTCATTGTTCGAATTGCTAACCGTATACACCGCCGTGCCGGCCAGGCTCTTCGCCACGTGGTCCGAGCTGAGGGTAGCGGCCAGGGCGTGACTGCTCTGGGCCAGCCACGCGAAGGGCGGATACACCGGAGCCGAACACATGCGCCTGCTCGCCAGCGGCGCGAAGTTTCCGGCGAGCCGCTTGGTGTCTTCGAAACGGGTGGAGAGCTCGGCGCCGAGGCGGAGGCAGTGCTGGTGTATGAAGGTGGAGAGCGAGAGCAGAGGGTTTGAGCGCGGGTAGGGCTTTGCGGACTCCATAGTCCCAGTGCGTGAGCCGAGTAAAGCTGTGGTTGTTTTGATaaagttaaataaataaataaaacttattgGGCTAAATATTGCAACCCACTTTGACTTTTAATTAATGGCCCAATACAATCCAGCCCATGAAGTTCGGTGGCCCACTCCGTAATGCAAATTTTAGAACGTGCAAGGACACAGTTTATTGAAGTGTGGCCGTTGCCTCTTAGACACCTTTTAAAGGTGCTTATTGATTGTtaagccatctccaaccgaaagagGGTCAGAGGGCTCCGTTTAGCCCTATAGCTCtccaagaaattatattttaatgaacagtgtcaagccatatttcatatcatctccaaccgaaggggccaaagggtcataggtcAAACATAGCCATGTAATAAAAAACCATTTCCAACCAAGGGGGCTAAAgggtcataggccaaacataatttatgattttaattgaattaatatggttacttAAATAATTTTTCGATATGTAATCTCAATAACTTTTCAAATAGGTTTTTAAGTGACATGTGTCACTAAAATGAGTaactctccagatttcttgTCGATATGTAATCTCCCCcaataataattttatgttattaaatgttttttttaatgttatgtaagtttcatgttgtttaagttttaaTAACTCCGCCAAGTAGTACTAGTGTGGAGATtgtgttgtttaatgttgtttaatgtagCTTAATAGTGTAGGAATGGCTTAGGTagttatagaaaaaaacatagaattttttttaataaaaaaatagaattttattttaataaaaaaatttgtcccaaaataaaaaaataaaaaaaattcaaatgcaacagTAACCTGGTGTCATGTTGACGTTAAGTAGCCGTTGGCTTTGGAATTTTGGGTCGACCCGGGGATGGCTGGTTCGAGCCACTCAGTTGGCCTGATTTCCCATTTTTGGCCCCGTTGGGTCCAtgagccctttggcctagccctcggttggagacgatttttgtGTCATTTCGAACTATTTTTAGCCCTATAGCCCTTTGATCGGGTCAGTTGGAGATGGGCTTAGGCACCAAATGGGCACCCTACCAGCTAATGTTGCTTAACATACAGTTTCTAATGAGTTTTAGGCACCAAAATGCGAACGGTGAAATAAGTCCAGTTGAGTCCCACAAACATTTTGAGTTTTGTAACTCAGTTGGGTTCCACTGTGTCGGTAAACAATTTGAAAGTTACATATTTACTCTCATactcttatcgttaaaactatGGTTAATTATGATTAGATTTCAAACTCGCTGCttaaatttaggtttttttattagcaactcatataatgtttaatacacaccactttaaaatttaatattaaatgacttatgtATATAATGACTATTTCAACCTCATaaggttttcaaaaaaaaaaaaattaatacaccTCAAATATCCTCaagattatttatcttcttcaactctcAAAACTACACTCACCTCCATTTGTAGAACAAAATTATAACCAATGACACTATAAATAcgttgtttgaaaaaaaaaattatttttgacgatTGAAACGTGATTATTATCATCAAGAGGCCTGATGCAGGAGGAGTTGCCTTCCACTGCATCTAGAGGGTAGCAAGGTCCGATCTTGACAACATGGCTATAAAAAGCTTCTGCATGAAGTTTCAAATGATATCAAATTGCTCCGTCTCAAATCTGAGGAAAATGATGAATCAAGTACGATGGAAATTGAGCCGATAGAGGATAAGAGAATCAGGAGAATCCACAAGGCATTAGGTTCTGATGACGTTGAACTTGTTGGATTTCTTCTCAAAGAATCTGATATTGCGTTAGATGATGCTTATGCTTTCCACTATTCTGTTGCATACTGTGATCGTTCTCGGTCTAGGAGGCTCTCCACTATGTTGCTGCTTGCTGTTGCATACTGCATCATTCTTAAAGCCATCAAGACAATTACGCTTGGTGAGATTTTGAACTCGACTCATTCACATCTAGATCATGAATGTTTGGAATCCATACCATAGAGGCCAACGATGGACAATAACTCTCTCCCTTCCCCCACCCCCCTTCCTGGGAACACAGCTTACAACTTTCATCGTACTATGCTCTCCAAAGAGCAACTCTTCTCAAAATCTCAAAAGGGAAGGTGCTGAGTTGGAATCACATTCTAAGGATTCTTGTGGTTCCGAGGATTTAGCTACAGGTTGTTTCCTGCTGAGACCAAGCTTGCTATGCATTTGTGCAGTTTTGTGATTACAcggaagtaaaaaataaaaatgtgaagaatgtggggtgtatgttaagattattattttttgaggGGAAGGGGGGTGCGGGCATTTGTAAAGTGTTAATAAAACAAgcctaaatttattatattcaaTTATGTACTAGCCAAATGGGCCTATCTAATCAAAATTACCAATTAAAGGTAATTACCACttgattagattattattaatatttcttTGATAAAATTACTGAATAAATCCCCTATTAGGGTGATAGTATTGACATTATTTCGTGCCATATCCACATACTCTTTATCCATTTGGCATCTAAAGGGGTAATGGTTGTCTACTTGTCTATATAATATCCATAATGTTAAACACATCTCACATTGCATATTGTGAGAAAATTATCGATGCCATGGTGTGTTGTCGAATGTAGATCAAGGAATCAAATTTTTATGCTAAATAATTTATGGGTAAAACTTGTCCTCACAAACCAACTTGTAAGTGAAGGATACCTAAAAGTTCATGCAGACCAGTCCTATAGTTTTATTCGATGTGAGATATTTTGAGGCAATGCTATATATGTTTCCCTTTATTCTTATAAGGACACCCCTCTTGTTTGTATGTTTTGAGAATTTTAACTAGGAGTACACCTAGTGCTCCTATTGAGAcctcaaaactattttcttttagtCCAAAGAAATACATTGACCTAGGGGTTTAACGTCCTTAGTTTTAGTAAGTGGTGGATTGTCTTAGCTGATAGAGCTAGGGCTATCTCTGAGATTTTGGGGATCTTGTGCGAAATTTGTAAAAGGGGTCCTTCTTAAgatagttttaagttttaaaaaagTATTGATACTAGAAAACATTCActtaaatcaaaccaaagtcacttagtactacagtctagtgatattcctcttcacttgtatgtGAGAGTTCTTACGTTCAATTcttgccaaagacgaatttgaaccacattattattagccCATTGTGATGCTTAGCTCACTTCCCCACCCTCTTagcgtagataatatcatttgttcaaaaaaaaaaaattcaaaacaaactttagCACTCACTGATTGCATGTTTACAAATATCCTTAATGATAAGTAAAAAGAGCTACAAACATAACcttcactaaataatcaaaagcagTTTTATTTCTTAAACAGCCaaacatgaaaagaaaaaaaaaaatcagacctCTAACTTTA
This window contains:
- the LOC114821649 gene encoding protein TIC 22, chloroplastic-like, encoding MESAKPYPRSNPLLSLSTFIHQHCLRLGAELSTRFEDTKRLAGNFAPLASRRMCSAPVYPPFAWLAQSSHALAATLSSDHVAKSLAGTAVYTVSNSNNEFVLISDPNEAKSIGLLCFRQEDAEAFLAQVRSRRELRSAAKVVPITLDQVYMLKVEGIAFRFLPDPVQIRNALELTSADRSAFDGVPVFQSDLLIMKKKNKRYCPIYFTKEDIEKELSKVSRASRGPGVSQHIMVGSLEDVLRKMESSEKNSGWEDLIFIPPGKSYSQHIQDVVKA
- the LOC103424686 gene encoding UDP-glucuronate:xylan alpha-glucuronosyltransferase 2-like isoform X2 → MQLLLLGAHCESAITRWTMEKIVKPVLEETKYNISRPKANMSKIEVPSFLNETMGKGMKIGMVNMDENDLSEWDNHGKAIPIRFDRVSDNFKWDDLFPEWIDEEEESDVPTCPEIPMPDFQIYEKMDMVVAKLPCKYPEEGWRREVFRLQVHLIAANLAARKGRKDWNRKTTKVVFWSKCRPMLEIFRCNDLVKQEGDWWLFEPDMARLRQKVSLPIGTCNLALPLWGQQGIDQVYDLTKIRRTTNKPKREAYATVLHSSDMYVCGAITLARSLLQTGTRRDLVLLIDNSISTLKRDALSAAGWKLHVIERIRNPRAENGTYNEYNYSKFRLWQLTEYDKIIFIDADIIVLRNLDLLFHFPQMSATGNDVYIFNSGIMVIEPSNCTFQFLMDHRSDIISYNGGDQGYLNEVFVWWHRLPRRVNFLKNFWANTTSERTVKDELFGADPPKLYTIHYLGWKPWVCYRDYDCNWDVAEQLVYASDVAHERWWRFHDDMDEGLQKFCGLTKIRKNDLDWERRRARKLGFPNGHWKIKIKDPRRKIVVA
- the LOC103424686 gene encoding UDP-glucuronate:xylan alpha-glucuronosyltransferase 2-like isoform X3; the encoded protein is MEKIVKPVLEETKYNISRPKANMSKIEVPSFLNETMGKGMKIGMVNMDENDLSEWDNHGKAIPIRFDRVSDNFKWDDLFPEWIDEEEESDVPTCPEIPMPDFQIYEKMDMVVAKLPCKYPEEGWRREVFRLQVHLIAANLAARKGRKDWNRKTTKVVFWSKCRPMLEIFRCNDLVKQEGDWWLFEPDMARLRQKVSLPIGTCNLALPLWGQQGIDQVYDLTKIRRTTNKPKREAYATVLHSSDMYVCGAITLARSLLQTGTRRDLVLLIDNSISTLKRDALSAAGWKLHVIERIRNPRAENGTYNEYNYSKFRLWQLTEYDKIIFIDADIIVLRNLDLLFHFPQMSATGNDVYIFNSGIMVIEPSNCTFQFLMDHRSDIISYNGGDQGYLNEVFVWWHRLPRRVNFLKNFWANTTSERTVKDELFGADPPKLYTIHYLGWKPWVCYRDYDCNWDVAEQLVYASDVAHERWWRFHDDMDEGLQKFCGLTKIRKNDLDWERRRARKLGFPNGHWKIKIKDPRRKIVVA
- the LOC103424686 gene encoding UDP-glucuronate:xylan alpha-glucuronosyltransferase 2-like isoform X1, whose amino-acid sequence is MCVCVCVYRYTESSQKIMEGHAGLQKMMKATSLKSAMVIKINLVLIALLFVVYAALLLQPSSSVYYENAASLIRCSLRECNHKVRWTMEKIVKPVLEETKYNISRPKANMSKIEVPSFLNETMGKGMKIGMVNMDENDLSEWDNHGKAIPIRFDRVSDNFKWDDLFPEWIDEEEESDVPTCPEIPMPDFQIYEKMDMVVAKLPCKYPEEGWRREVFRLQVHLIAANLAARKGRKDWNRKTTKVVFWSKCRPMLEIFRCNDLVKQEGDWWLFEPDMARLRQKVSLPIGTCNLALPLWGQQGIDQVYDLTKIRRTTNKPKREAYATVLHSSDMYVCGAITLARSLLQTGTRRDLVLLIDNSISTLKRDALSAAGWKLHVIERIRNPRAENGTYNEYNYSKFRLWQLTEYDKIIFIDADIIVLRNLDLLFHFPQMSATGNDVYIFNSGIMVIEPSNCTFQFLMDHRSDIISYNGGDQGYLNEVFVWWHRLPRRVNFLKNFWANTTSERTVKDELFGADPPKLYTIHYLGWKPWVCYRDYDCNWDVAEQLVYASDVAHERWWRFHDDMDEGLQKFCGLTKIRKNDLDWERRRARKLGFPNGHWKIKIKDPRRKIVVA